The proteins below come from a single Biomphalaria glabrata chromosome 10, xgBioGlab47.1, whole genome shotgun sequence genomic window:
- the LOC129928585 gene encoding histidine-rich protein PFHRP-II-like has translation MQTNHGAHTNQGAHTNQGAHTNHGAHTNHGAHINHGAHTNHGAHTNHGAHINHGAYINHGAHTNHGAHTNHGAHTVHIPTMLHISTMVHIPTMVHIPTMVHIQTMVHIPYTYQPCCTYQPWCTYHGAHTNHGAHTNHGTHTNHGTHTNHGAHINHGAHTNHGAHRLGTTRSKRT, from the coding sequence ATGCAGACCAACCATGGTGCACATACCAACCAGGGTGCACATACCAACCAGGGTGCACATACCAACCATGGTGCACATACCAACCATGGTGCACATATCAACCATGGTGCACATACCAACCATGGTGCACATACCAACCATGGTGCACATATCAACCATGGTGCATATATCAACCATGGTGCACATACCAACCATGGTGCACATACAAACCATGGTGCACATACCGTACACATACCAACCATGCTGCACATATCAACCATGGTGCACATACCAACCATGGTGCACATACCAACCATGGTGCACATACAAACCATGGTGCACATACCGTACACATACCAACCATGCTGCACATATCAACCATGGTGCACATACCATGGTGCTCATACCAACCATGGCGCACATACCAACCATGGTACACATACCAACCATGGTACACATACCAACCATGGTGCACATATCAACCATGGTGCACATACCAACCATGGTGCACATAGGCTTGG